In bacterium, the following proteins share a genomic window:
- a CDS encoding tetraacyldisaccharide 4'-kinase — protein sequence RALLADADLDFGGWCDARGDAAELPPGTGVYAFCGVANPASFRRTLEGQGVRLLGWEVFGDHHPYRPVELEALAAAAAAAGAAAVATTAKDAVRIARWPGAVPLYRAEVKLVMMTGCEQLWESLKTLAARGG from the coding sequence CGCGCGCTGCTTGCCGATGCCGACCTGGATTTCGGCGGGTGGTGCGACGCGCGGGGGGATGCCGCGGAACTTCCTCCCGGCACCGGCGTCTACGCCTTCTGCGGGGTCGCGAACCCGGCTTCGTTCCGCCGGACGCTCGAGGGGCAGGGGGTGCGGCTGCTCGGATGGGAGGTCTTCGGCGACCACCACCCGTACCGGCCCGTGGAACTTGAGGCGCTGGCGGCCGCGGCGGCGGCGGCGGGGGCGGCGGCCGTGGCGACGACGGCGAAGGACGCGGTGCGCATCGCGCGCTGGCCCGGCGCCGTGCCGCTCTACCGCGCGGAGGTTAAACTTGTTATGATGACAGGCTGCGAGCAGCTATGGGAATCGCTGAAGACTCTCGCGGCGCGCGGCGGCTGA